The following DNA comes from Podarcis raffonei isolate rPodRaf1 chromosome 10, rPodRaf1.pri, whole genome shotgun sequence.
TTCTCAGAAATGTGTTCTATCATCACCATGGAAATTCACATATTTAGCTCTCGTAATTCAAGAGCATAAACAGATGCATAACAAAGAGCCTAGCAACAATATTCCAGCGTCATGTAAAGACTTAGTACTAGCACTAGATTGAGTATGGCGAGTGCTTAGTGTGTTGGTCCAGGGCTGGTGAGACTGAGCTTAAGTCCCCACTGAGCCACAAAGCTCATTAGGTGACCCAGGACCTGTTGCTGTCTCTTAGTCTAACCCATCTCTCAAGGCTCTTGGGCAGGTGGGATAAGAACTGTATGCCATGTTAAGTTCCTTGCAGAAAGggcaagataaaataaaatgaatccaGCACTGATCCAGAGCTAATGGTGTATTAAGCAGAGTAAAggtaaatggtaaagggacccctgaccataaggtccagtcgtggccaactctggggttgcggcgctcatctcactttattggccaagggagccagcatacagcttctgggtcatgtggccagcatgactaaaccgcttctggcgaaccagagcagcgcatggaaacgccgtttaccttcccgctggagcggtacctattcatctacttgcactttgttgttctttcgaactgctaggagcagggaccgagcaacgggagctcaccccgtcgcggggattcaaaccgccaaccttctgattggaaagtcctagcctctgtggtttaacccacagtgccacccgcgtcccattaagcAGAGTACAGAACGTAAATGCTGCATGGCCCCTAGTTGCAGTGCCTACAGTCTGTACTTGATACACAGGATTGTGGTGGAGAGACAATGTATTATAATGCAAGAAAAGTAAAACACATGGTGGGACGGCCTGACAAAATGAGATGAGCAAGCAATATCACGAGTCAGAGTATGCTCAGTTAACTGATTGCAGTGACCATAGGAGAAAATTGAGAATGTATAGGATTTATAGAATGTATGGATTTAAGCAAGCTTCCTCCTACTtttcagataatttttaaaaGTCACCCATGTCCAGGAAGCATACATAAGGGGCCAGGGAAGCCCAGTTTCCATTCTGttaaaggtttttctttttctgataaTCACCGAAATGGGGACAGACTCCATCCTCACTTATACCTTAATGTTCCATACCTTTATTTTCTCTCCAAGGCATATTTATTCAATTGGATTTTTGAACACTATTCCCAAGATGTATGGGAGACCTGTTTCCTTATAATGATTAACCAATACATTATTGTAGCTTACAAGAATGCTGCAGTGTTAGTTTAATCACTATCAAAAGTAATCATTCTGTCTACTTCTTTGTGAATGGGCCAACTGCACTTTCCTTTAATGATTACATCATGATGAATGTATCTGGCATTAGTTTGCTTAGCCAACGTTCTAATAACACTAGCTAAAAACATACAGTCATAGTGCCAAAGTGGCTCTTGTGGGCACTTCTTAGAAAGTTGGGTACTAATTCTATCACAGCAACATTAAATATTGCTGCTTATGAGCTACCTTTGCTTCTCTGACTTTGGGAGCAAAATGAAGTATCTTTTCCTGCAAAGCATAGAATAGGACCAAACTCAGTAAAGGTGTTTCAACTGACAGCACTGTTACCATCACAGATCAACTGTATATGTATAGAATTATCTGATTTAAATTcacatttgtgggtttttttttaaaaagggggggggaagcattgacaattttattttaaatgcagaaaAGGCCTACGTATAAACAAAATCATTCAGAAATGTTGGCTTAATTTACGGAATATTTTTCTTTGTCCAGATTGCAAGTTTCTCATTTGTTTCTATTTCGGCATTCCTCTCATGCAATTAACCATCACGCAAGCGGAAAGAATAGCTGCCTGCCTGCTGGAGCCAGCCCTGGCATTGTGTCCCCTCCACTCCTGCTTCCACTGCCCACCTGttgttggtggtttttttttggggggggggagagaaagcctCTAAGCCGGAGTTTCCTTGCAGGCTCTCCTTGTAGTGTAGAACCATATCTGAGTAGGGAGGATAATTGTCTACAGGTTTAAAATGTGCAGTGTGTGCCCTGGGCCATATGCTTCCATGAGAATCTTTTCTCAATATCTGAAGCAACCAGTCCTTAAGACCAGGGAACCTGATGTGCAAAGATTACCATTCCTAAACCACAGGGTGGCCTGACAGTTCTTTCCTCCAATGTTTCTGCTTTTTGTGGTTTTGTTGTATTGACCATTTTTACAGTTACTTTACGTTACCCTTGGGATTCTATCTTGGGGTAGAATTTccactcaaacacacacacacacacacacacacacacacacacacaggtagcCAAAATGACCTACTATAACTTTACCATTTTTGTGCCTCTGCAACTTATACCTGATGAAGTTACAAGTGCAGCTCTTGTATTTTACTTCCTGCTAAATGAGCATGCCCTTTAACTTTGGCATTGATACCCTTCTCCCATTGAGTGGAGATGGATCGTACGAGAAGTAAATGCTCTTTAGGCGGGGAGCTTTCTCATCGCACCCATACAAGGAGAACTTTAAAATTAACTTCATAAGTTAATTTTAAAGAATATTAGCCCAAGGACAAAACCTTACCATCTAAGGTTAAAAAACAGAACCAAGGGACATGTCCCTGTGTCcattctcatttctttctttacAGAGGCAAAAGTCATATTAAGCCTGATGGGAGTTTCCCCTGCACAAAGGAGTACAGGATGCAAATctatttcccttttttctttcttctttttacaaTTTCTGCAAATTACCATGGCTTGTTTTTGATTAGCTATATTATACTATAAATGAGTCCAGATGTTTCAGTTATTCTGCAATTTGTTGAGTTTTGGCTCAAATCATTTGAAGGgctttctcttccccccacccccaccccatagtGATTGATTTCAAAGTTAGTTCTAGTTCCTCAAACCACTTTCCTCAGTTAAAGATATGGCAGTTCTAAAGGTCAGAGGCAAGATTATTTAATTTAAAGTGTAGTCTGGGAAGCTAATTAAATTTCACTGTGATTGTAGTTCGAAAGATCAGATCCACCTAGAAAAATGGTTTAAAACTAAGTATCTAGTAGATTATTTTAAGCAATTAAAAGAAGAGTTGTGTTTTGAAGGAAAACTGAATCCAGAAAGAAGCAATAACCCTAAATATATTTTTACTATTTAACAGAATTAGCCACcttatatttttctgtttttgtatttcaGAGACCTCTCATATAACCAGCTGGGTGATTTGCCTCATTTTACTGCTTGTGAAAATCTTCAGAAAGTGTAaggttacaaaaaataaaaataaaaaataatgtatgTGCGCATGAGGAAGGTTTTACCATTTCCTCCAATGCAAGGAGTAGACCTGTATATATGAGTCAGAACCTTGGTTTGTATTTTAAATTCATAGTTTTGGGTTAGGGAGAGAAGCATTTGGTGAGGTCTAGTGCATCATGTATTCCATCATATCACACATTCTTTTGCATGTTTAAtgtggaagaaaaataaaaaatataactaTAAGGGGCTTTTGATGGTGGGGAGGATTGAAGATTCAATTTTTTAGATGACTCTGTCTGTGGAGTTTTCAGTGGAGTGGATAAGCTCCAAACTTTGATCCAGGATATGATGCTCTTCCCATCTAGCTTGCTTCTTATGACGCCTTCGCAGCTCTCTTCCTTTTGGATAAAGAGACAGGATGAATAGGATACATATTTCTGGAGTGCAAGTTGTTTCTTATGCATGAGAAGACTGGAAATTCTGTTTTTCGTGTAACATATAGCTCTAAAAGAAATCTAAACAATGGCCAATATTCAAATAAACATACAACGAGTTCTGCACACTCAACCAAAGGGGGCTTTGTACCTATGCTTCCTGATAACAAGCCCCAAGTACCGTAAACCAAGCAACTTTTGCATCTGAGAGATCAGTTTGTGATGTGgttcaggggcaggaggaggcAGTCAAAGTCCCACTAGATATGCTCAAACTCTTGAGACATCTGAAGTAGTTCTGGGATCCTGGGCAGCATTTGAAGTTCTCTAGAAGTTGTTTTCTCTAAAGCCATTTTTTTGCCATTACAGTGATTTACACCacaatgaaatatatgaaatcaaAGCGGGCACGTTTCAGCAGCTGGTTGCCCTACGTTCGCTGTGAGTATAGCCATAAAAGAGCTATTTACCTTGGTACTGAGAAACATGGAAGCTCACATTCCTTTCCTCTGCCTGCTCCTACATATTCTGCTTTCCATTTTCCCCCCTTTGATCATTCAGCTTGCCAGGTTAGATttgccaaagcaaaacaaacattctGACGTTGAAAATTTCCAGCAATGAATTCACACAGccgtgaacaacaacaaaaaaccccaaccctgaaATAGCTTCCGCTTGCAGACTTCTCTGAAGAAATAGGAAGTTTGATTTAACTCATATAGAAGCCTCTTATGGGTACACTTTAAAATCCACTGCTGAATGGAAAAGCTGAGTGAATTGTATACAGATGGCAATAGAAAAGAGCAAGGAGCAGAGTGTGTAAATGTACAAAAATTGATGGCCACACTCCATGTAATGGGAGTAATAATTGATCCGTTTCTATAATATTCTGTTCAGTGTTGTATTATCCTATgttgggttttccacaggcagcagactcttcttatataTGTTCTTATTATGATGAAGCATTGGTGCAAAAAACAACATGCATCCAGAAGGAGATATGAAAGGGAAAATGTGGGAGAAAGATTGGAAAGACTGAGAAATTGGCATACGAGAGAAGTAGCAGATGTGAAAGAGGAAGAAGGTCTATTGAGAAGCTAGTAGATAATAGAGAAAGGTTCTGTTCAGGTTTAACACgtccataaaccatggtttgttagaGCAGTCTCCCTCCCTTTCTGCCATCCTTTCACATGCCTAGTTTGAGGAGACACTTATAAAATCAGTTTCCTATAACATCTGAACTAGATAGCTATGGTTTAAATATAGCCTGTGAACCAGGATTACAAATCAGGGTTTGATGCTGATTGTAAACTTAAAACTGCCTACATTTCCTGGTTCAGCTGTCATGGTGATTTAGTAGTTGGGTCTCAATCTGAATGTAACTGAGGAGTGAAGGGAGCGAGCGGAGAAcccaacactccccccccaataaaccatggtttgttcaaaCAGCAGTAGTTTATCTGAACCAGACCAGAGATCATCCCATAATTTGCTTATTAGTTAGCTAGATCCTGGATCAAGGGGAAGAGATGTGTGCATTTGCAACCCAGAATATTTGTACATTTCAGTAAGCCATAAAATGTGCTCCTGCTGTGCTCCCTTTCTTGAGCCAAGAGCAAAAAACTATGAGCCTTGTTagtgtgatgtgtgaaccagtgcttatggtttgtttcttccaaacaaaccatagtaggtaagccaagaacaaaccttggaggCAAACAAACTGTGAGCACTGGTTCATACAGCACACTAAGCCTCGACTAGTGGTTTGTTGGTCCCAGGTCAACAAAGGGAGAAGCAATCTGGCTGTGTGCAGTAGCATGCTCCTCATTCACAGTAAGCCATGACTTGTGGCTTATCATAATGTCCAAACACAGGTATAAAATTAGCCTACTGGATTTCATGCAGTTAATTgttgtttaatttaaaatattcaaagtAAATCTCCATGCATTTTTAAGCATATAtaattttcttcctttctgcaggGATTTAGCTTGGAACAAAATATCAGTCATTCATGCCAATGCATTCTCCTCTTTATTGTCTCTGATTAAACTGTAAGTATTCTGCTTTTTTTTATATCTGATGCTGTCCTATTATGATCATTCAAATACCCAGTGACAAAAAAGCTCTATTCAGTGCAGGGTAAAATAGAATGACAATTTAATGAacaacaaaatgcaaaacaaagtaGCTTTGGCCTTTGTTTGGCCAGCCATAGTGGTCTTGCATTTCTGCATTGTTTCATGGTATCAATTAGTAATGGAGAGAATGCAGAACAGGAGAGCTTGGGCAGCAGATGCATCACATGATTAAATTTGGATCAAACCCAGATCACTCCGGAGCCTGGCTCTAAATCTAATTAGATTCATTCAGCTCCTGCCTACCACAGTATTTAACTAGAGCCCTCCATGTTGTCCCACATTTCCCCTAGTTTACTAAAGTGGCAAGGAGGACTTACATGGCCTGTGGCATGAGGCCTTCAAGTGACTATAGGCACTGCACAGGTGCTTGGAACCATAGCATCCCATCAGTAGGTGCCACTGTGCATGTTCTTGGCAGCATCCATAGATACCAGGAGTAGGGTGGGCTCTACTATGTAGAGTAAGCAGCATGACTCACAGGATGcaagtttttctctctccctttatgCTCTGGTTTTGACACAACAGTGGCTGGTTTGCACAACACAATAAGCCAAAGCTAACAGCAAACATTGGCTACAACTTTTGGTTAGTGAGGAGAGAGTTTAACCACGAGAGTCAGTTTTGATGAGCCCAGATTCAACACAGCACAGgagtaaaaaaataatttaaagaaaGACCAGGGAGAAGCAAAGTCTGTGAGCTTGTCTCCAGGAGCCTGCACATTCACATTCTCCTGGTAAGCCATAGATTGGCTTAGTGTGGCATGCGAACCAGGTCAACAATGATTACATACAAATAACATACCATGGAAAAGTTTGCCTGCTGTTTAAAAActgtgggctgtatccaactatgttttactcaaaGTAAAATTAATGGCCCGAAGTAAGTCAAGACCCTTAATTCTAGGACTGCTCTAGATCAACATTAGAAGAGGACTAAATTTGGACACAACCCTGTGCTAGAAGGCATCAGTATAAGTAACAATGGCTGGTTTTTTAATTCTGTGGTTGCTGTTGCTAATATCCCAGATGCTGACCAATTTTGCAGAATCCAAGCAAGACAATCTGGTTAGGTTGTAAGCACACTGACATCCAAGTACACATAACTTCAGTAAAGGCCCTTTACGCATCAAAGAGTTGCCAACAATAAAAACGGAGGGAAGAATCCAATAACATGTTATTACAGTCCTATTCCTTTCCATGTGGCTTGTACAAGAGACCTTTCAAGTGGATTGGGCTCTGAGGTGAATCAGCAAATTTACCAGTGACCCAAGGTGCATCTTTTGTCAGCTGAATCGTCTTTATGTTTTATCGTTTGCAAAATTTAATACTCTGCGACAATAACAAATACCCtcaggcaaaataaaaaaataaaaaatcccaccCTTCTGGAATAGTAAACTGgttcccccccctttaattttgcAGGGATCTGTCATCCAACCTTTTGTCCTCTTTTCCTGTAACTGGCCTATATGGTTTAACTCATCTAAAATTAACAGGAAATCATGCACTACAAAGTTTGATATCATCTGAAAACTTTCCAGAACTCAAGTGAGTACCTCATTAAAACTAATAAGGCACACTTGTGCTCATGTGCAGTGGGAGGGGTGTCACTGTATAATGTGAGTTACTTCCTATTCAGAGGCTTTGAACCACAGCACTGAAACAAAGATATACATGGTAAAATTGTAGACTTACTACATCCTTTTTATCTCAAAAAAATATGATTGATTTTGGACACCCTGGTAGCTGCTCACTTTGAAACACATCTGCTTCTCagcaatatccccccccccaaataaacagcCTCTGTTAAAATTTGTCTAATTTGTGTTTTATAGTGGCTAGCTCCCTTCATTTGACCGTTGCTTTATTTTAGCATTTGTGCTGCCAAAGCGAGCACTTGACCACTGCTTTATAAACTACCCCCATTTTGAAAAATCTAGGGAATATATAGctgcaaacaaaaagaaaagaattgaatCAAGTAGGTGGTTTGAGGGTGGCAGTAAAATACTTTGCCATATTGTCTTAATGCAAAAATACTGTAACCAGAACATCTGAGGAAGAGCTATTGATGGTCTGTTCTTTTGAGAGGTGGAGCTGGCATGTAAAAAGATACCAGTCAGGCTCAAGCAATGCCAAACAGGAACAGCATCACAATTTGATGCAATGCACCAGTACCCTGGTCCAGCCTGGAGGCAGCACAAAAGGTCAATATGTCAGCATAAGCCATTCTGAGCTTCTGTATCTACATAAGTCTACAAGATCAAAAGTGTGAGGTTCAAATAAGCAATGTACCGGTAATTGAGCTAAGGATTATGcaaggttttaaaaaaaccaacaacctatAGCTTGGCATCACATTTGAAATATCCCAAGTTACGTTTCCTGTTCAGGTCATATAAATCATTATTATGTTCATAGCCACTCCACTCCAATCTGACTCCCCACTGGTTTTCTGATTCTCACCCCCTGTAGACATTATTCCATAGTTAATGAATAGTCCTCATGTGGATATTTTTCAGTTTCCTTTCCGTTTAGagtttttctggtttttttaatgtaattctgcaaaccttgggatttACACACACATCTGCTGATAATTCCTTCTTGTTCATCAGCAGTGTTGTGTAGCTACATAAGCAACAGTGCTCACAGCCTGAACATTGAAAATAGAAGGAATTATGGCATGTGTACAATGATCTGAAATGTACAGGGATGTGGGAAGAATGTGCTTTCCCttaattttttatatttgtttAATGAGTCAGAGCCCTGCCTCTTTGTTGCTTCAGTTTGATGCTAATGCCATTTGCGTTGACTTTGCAAAGGATGTAGGTTGAGTACACTGAGACGTTTTGATGTTCATAATCTTGTCTGTTAATTCTAAAGGGTGATTGAAATGCCTTATGCTTATCAGTGCTGTGCATTTGGAGCTTGCGATGGCCACTACAAAATCCAAAACCAGTGGAACAAGGATGAGAACAGCAGTGCTGAGGAATTTCAAAAGAAAGATGTTGGCGTTTTCCATACACATGGTAAATAATAAGAATCAGTTTTAAAAGAGGCCACTTACTGTTGACTGGAATGTGGCTACCAATAATGAAATGAATGTATGCCTTTCTGATTTcagcctttaaaataaaatgccagcACAAATGAGCTTCTAATAAGATGCCTATTTTACCCTTGTAAAGTAATGTTTTCGAATTTTACCTCCTCTTGGGTTCTTTCTCCCCAGATTTGTGTGGGAAGACATTGGTGGCGAGGGGCTGTAGGATTTAAGTTTTTTTGTGGTGAAGGAGAGGGATCCAGGGCTTGGTGAGCTGGGGATCTAGAATTCCTCTTGATTCCCAGCTCCAGCAAGGCTTCTCCACTCCAAGGGGCAGGGgtgtggaatgggggggggacacatctgCAAGAGAGCAAGGGCAGCAATGCAGACTTTTGCCTTCTGTGACAAAATTTGTAGATCCAGCTCTGCCTCAGAATCTACTGTTGCTACTGTCGTTAAAATCAATTTCCTGAATTTAACACAAAATGccttactgatttttttttaatctagcaTTGCCTCTGTTCTTTACAGACTACAAGAGGACAAATGTCTGCCCAATAAGTGTATTATCTAAAATTCAACCCAGACGAAAGGGAGGgaagtaggtgtaaactgggatagaatttgttatttatttgagTTAGGTGTCCTTAGAGTTAGTTACAGGCTAAGTTACTGTAAGGCATCTTCTGGAAATACTGAAGTAATGGATAAGCTGTCACCCTTTGTCTGAATGCTTAAGAGATTAATGATATatggcttaaaaaggtaaagggacccctgaccattaggtccagtcgtggccgactctggggttgcggtgctcatctcgctttattggccgagggagccggcgtacagctccatgtcatgtggccagcatgactatatgGCTTAGGCCCAGGCTATTTGAAGGACCATATACTtgctctgagatcttcagggaAAGTGCATCTCGGTAGCACCACCCTTAGAGGTATGTTTAGCGGGGACGAGGGAGAGGGCCTACTCAGTGGCTGCCCCCCAGCTATGGAACTGCTTTCCAAGTGAGACAAGACTGGCACCGACCTTGTTCTCATTCCTCGTTCTCTTCTTTTTACAGATGACCGCGACTTTGAGGATTTTCTTCTTGACTTTGATGAAGATTTGAAAGTTCATCATTCGGTGCAGTGCTCTCCCTCTCCAGGTATTGATCTAGCTACATCCAatctgttggttggttggtttcaaAACGCCTTCACTTCCTCTCTTGGCAGACTCTGCACTATATTCTAGAAAAAGGAGCTATGAAAAAGCACAGTGCTCCATGGTGTGCATGACTGCAACTCAGTGCGTGCTTTGTACGCAAAAGATCCCAGATACAATTCCTGGCTTTTCTAGGTAGGGCTATGCAGGACTCTTGGcggaagccctggagagccactgcccaaCCTTTAGGGGCCTGGGGGCACATTTGTAAATCTAAACAGCTGTTGTGAGCACCACAAAAAAACCATTACACAGAACAAAAAAAGGCAATGCTCAAACCACCACCTCTCTGAAACAGCAGACAAAATGCATGTAACCCAAGGCTGTGCTTTATGGAGCCTCTGCCAATGCCCTGCTGCTATAAACTCCTGTGCTGCATTCTTCTTTTAGTGGCACCAGCACCACCACAATCCCCTTTCcttcttcaataataataataataataataataataataataataataatactgttgcaatagcagcagcaacactggCAGTTTCTTCACCACCTCTCCTGGGCTCTGCGAAAGGGCTGGCAGAGGAAAGGGTGTCTTCTTAGGGCTCAGGCACTCTGGGCAAAGAGGCCAAGAGAAGGCCTGTGTTGTTGCCACGGCAGCTAAAAGCACTCATCTTTCCTGTCTCGCCTTTGCAGGACCCTTCAAGCCTTGTGACTACCTCTTCGGGAGCTGGCTAATCCGAATTGGAGTCTGGACCATCGTGATTTTGGCCTTTGTTTGCAATGCATTGGTGGTTGCGACGATCTTCAGATTCCCGCTCTTCATTTCCTCCATAAAACTCTTGATTGGACTAATAGCCATTGTGAACACACTCATGGGTGTGTCCAGCAGCGTGCTTGCCAGCATGGATGCATTAACTTTTGGAGTCTTTGCTCAGTACGGAGCTTGGTGGGAAGGTGGACTTGGTTGCCACTTGGTTGGACTTCTCTCCATCTTTGCTTCAGAGGCTTCCGTTTTCTTGCTCACGCTAGCAGCTCTTGAGCGCGGCTTTTCCGTGAAACACACCACAAAGTTTGAGACCAGTGCCACTCTTGCTAGCATGAGGGTAGccatcttgttttgctttgtcttGGCCTTAATCGTTGCAGTGATTCCAGTACTTGGGGGAAGTGAGTATGGGGTTTCCCCTCTGTGCATACCTTTGCCTTTTGGGAAGCCAACTGCTGTGGGTTACATGGTGGCACTGGTCTTGCTGAACTCtctttgttttcttataatgacaATAGCTTATACAAAACTCTACTGTAGTTTGGATAAGAGAGAATTGGAtaatgtttgggactgttccatGGTCAAACATATTGCCTTGCTACTTTTTACTAACTGCATTCTTTATTGTCCTGTGGCCATCTTATCATTTTCTTCCTTGTTAAACCTTACGTTTATTAGCCCAGAAGTAATTAAACCAATACTTTTAGTAATTGTCCCCCTACCTGCATGTCTAAACCCACTTCTCTATATACTTTTCAACCCACACTTCAAGGAAGACCTGGGAAGTCTTCGAAAGCAGACGTTTTCATGGAAAGCATCCAAGCATGCCAGCCTGGTCTCTGTTAATTCAGAGGATGCAGAAAAACAGTCATGTGATTCAACTCAGGCTATCGTAACCTTTGCAAGcaccagaatacagtggtgcctcgcaagacgaaattaattcgttccgcaagttttttcttcttgcgagtttttcgtcttgcgaagcacggtttcccataggaatgcattggaaatcaattaatgtgttcctatggagaccgccttcagaccaggtccggggacagactgtctccagacctcttctgaaggctggcggggggagaaggacttttctccccaccgccagccttcagaacagccttctgaaggctggcggtgggaagaaaagcccttctcccgccgccagccttcagaagagttcccgcagggctgcctaggctgcggatagcagcctgctgcccggcgcgcggggcagacatctgcagcttggggagccctgcaggagttccccgcagggctctccaagctgcagatagcagcctgctgccccgcgtgaggggcgctctgcttcagagcgcccctcgcgcggggcagacattcgcagcttagggagccctgcaggacttccccgcagggctctccaagctgcggatagcagcctgctgccccgcgcgaggggcgctcttaagcagagcgcccctcgcgcggggcagacattcccagcttggggagccctgcaggacttccccgcaggtctctccaagctgcggataggggtagcatgctgctatccgcaagctgcggataggggcagcaggctgctgttctgaatgctggcggtggggaggaaaaaccctcctcccaccgcaagccccgggaacagaggagaagcgctgtgcgccttctcttctgttcccggacctcccaccgcaagccttcaggacaggttcgggaacagaggagaaggcgcgctgcgcttccccgctgtccccggagatttccctatgggctttcgtcttgcgcccctgcgcaaggatgacacgcaaattcgtgaagcgttccatattttttgtgctcgcttcggcagcacatatacta
Coding sequences within:
- the LGR5 gene encoding leucine-rich repeat-containing G-protein coupled receptor 5 isoform X2 is translated as MDTSSAAAAARALLLVSLLGILGAVVPLAGGGSPFGRRPRSCPAACHCEEDGMLVRVDCSDLGLAGVPANLSVFTSYLDLSMNNITRLSSNSLHNLRFLEELRLAGNGLTHIPKGAFSGLFSLKVLMLQNNLLKQVPAEALQNLHSLQSLRLDANHISLVPPNCFSGLVSLRHLWLDDNSLTEIPVQAFRSLPALQAMTLALNKIYHIPDYAFGNLSSLVVLHLHNNRIYSLGKKCFDGLHNLETLDLNYNNLDEFPISVRALRNLKELGFHSNNIKSIPGQAFVGNPSLIAIHFYDNPIQIVEKSAFQHLPELRTLTLNGASQITEFPDLTGTTSLESLTLTGARITYLPETICDQLPNLQVLDLSYNQLGDLPHFTACENLQKVDLHHNEIYEIKAGTFQQLVALRSLDLAWNKISVIHANAFSSLLSLIKLDLSSNLLSSFPVTGLYGLTHLKLTGNHALQSLISSENFPELKVIEMPYAYQCCAFGACDGHYKIQNQWNKDENSSAEEFQKKDVGVFHTHDDRDFEDFLLDFDEDLKVHHSVQCSPSPGPFKPCDYLFGSWLIRIGVWTIVILAFVCNALVVATIFRFPLFISSIKLLIGLIAIVNTLMGVSSSVLASMDALTFGVFAQYGAWWEGGLGCHLVGLLSIFASEASVFLLTLAALERGFSVKHTTKFETSATLASMRVAILFCFVLALIVAVIPVLGGSEYGVSPLCIPLPFGKPTAVGYMVALVLLNSLCFLIMTIAYTKLYCSLDKRELDNVWDCSMVKHIALLLFTNCILYCPVAILSFSSLLNLTFISPEVIKPILLVIVPLPACLNPLLYILFNPHFKEDLGSLRKQTFSWKASKHASLVSVNSEDAEKQSCDSTQAIVTFASTRISYDIPANNSLEPSSYRMSESCNLSSVTFVPCH
- the LGR5 gene encoding leucine-rich repeat-containing G-protein coupled receptor 5 isoform X1 — protein: MDTSSAAAAARALLLVSLLGILGAVVPLAGGGSPFGRRPRSCPAACHCEEDGMLVRVDCSDLGLAGVPANLSVFTSYLDLSMNNITRLSSNSLHNLRFLEELRLAGNGLTHIPKGAFSGLFSLKVLMLQNNLLKQVPAEALQNLHSLQSLRLDANHISLVPPNCFSGLVSLRHLWLDDNSLTEIPVQAFRSLPALQAMTLALNKIYHIPDYAFGNLSSLVVLHLHNNRIYSLGKKCFDGLHNLETLDLNYNNLDEFPISVRALRNLKELGFHSNNIKSIPGQAFVGNPSLIAIHFYDNPIQIVEKSAFQHLPELRTLTLNGASQITEFPDLTGTTSLESLTLTGARITYLPETICDQLPNLQVLDLSYNQLGDLPHFTACENLQKVDLHHNEIYEIKAGTFQQLVALRSLDLAWNKISVIHANAFSSLLSLIKLDLSSNLLSSFPVTGLYGLTHLKLTGNHALQSLISSENFPELKVIEMPYAYQCCAFGACDGHYKIQNQWNKDENSSAEEFQKKDVGVFHTHDDRDFEDFLLDFDEDLKVHHSVQCSPSPGPFKPCDYLFGSWLIRIGVWTIVILAFVCNALVVATIFRFPLFISSIKLLIGLIAIVNTLMGVSSSVLASMDALTFGVFAQYGAWWEGGLGCHLVGLLSIFASEASVFLLTLAALERGFSVKHTTKFETSATLASMRVAILFCFVLALIVAVIPVLGGSEYGVSPLCIPLPFGKPTAVGYMVALVLLNSLCFLIMTIAYTKLYCSLDKRELDNVWDCSMVKHIALLLFTNCILYCPVAILSFSSLLNLTFISPEVIKPILLVIVPLPACLNPLLYILFNPHFKEDLGSLRKQTFSWKASKHASLVSVNSEDAEKQSCDSTQAIVTFASTRIQWCLARRN